One Amycolatopsis thermophila DNA segment encodes these proteins:
- a CDS encoding DUF2461 domain-containing protein codes for MRKFAGFGEHAVEFYDGLNADNSKPYWEDHVEIYRSDVRAPMEALLAELTPEFGPGFGDGKVFRPYRDVRFSRDKTPYKTHCGGVIEQGRGGGAYYVEVSSAGLRVGGGCFHLQSDQLARFRQAVDTDIHGKVLEDVLAGLRRAGWTIAGDALKTKPRGYADDHPRLELLKHRSLYAVKAWEPDDTLHERACLDRVRKAWRQVRAFNEWARDHVGVSEKPRR; via the coding sequence GTGAGGAAGTTCGCCGGGTTCGGAGAGCACGCGGTCGAGTTCTACGACGGCCTCAACGCCGACAACTCGAAGCCGTACTGGGAGGACCACGTCGAGATCTACCGGTCCGACGTGCGGGCTCCGATGGAGGCGCTGCTGGCCGAGCTGACGCCGGAGTTCGGGCCCGGGTTCGGCGACGGGAAGGTGTTCCGCCCGTACCGGGACGTGCGGTTCTCCCGCGACAAGACCCCGTATAAGACGCACTGCGGCGGCGTGATCGAGCAGGGCCGGGGCGGCGGCGCCTACTACGTCGAGGTGTCCTCGGCGGGGCTGCGCGTGGGCGGCGGGTGTTTCCACCTCCAGTCCGACCAGCTGGCCCGGTTCCGGCAGGCGGTCGACACGGACATCCACGGCAAGGTCCTGGAGGACGTCCTGGCCGGACTGCGCCGCGCCGGGTGGACCATCGCGGGCGACGCGCTGAAGACGAAGCCCCGCGGCTACGCGGACGACCACCCGCGCCTCGAGTTGCTCAAGCACCGCTCCCTGTACGCGGTGAAGGCCTGGGAGCCGGACGACACCCTGCACGAGCGCGCGTGCCTCGACCGGGTGCGCAAGGCCTGGCGGCAGGTCCGCGCGTTCAACGAGTGGGCCCGTGACCACGTCGGCGTGAGCGAGAAGCCGCGCCGCTGA
- the pyk gene encoding pyruvate kinase has translation MSRRAKIVCTLGPATATADKVRALVEAGMDVARLNFSHGSHGDHKQVYDLIREAAAETGRAVGILADLQGPKIRLGTFAGGPVEWRTGDVVRITVEDVAGTHDRVSTTYKGLAKDAKPGDRLLVDDGKVGLVVQGVEGPDVVCEVTEGGPVSNNKGVSLPGMDVSVPALSGKDIEDLEFALELGADFIALSFVRSPADIDLVHQVMDRVGKGRRPVIAKLEKPEAVYNLEAIVLAFDGVMVARGDLGVELPLEQVPLVQKRAIQIARENAKPVIVATQMLDSMINNSRPTRAEASDVANAVLDGADAVMLSGETSVGRYPIETVRTMSRIVEAVEADTPSVPPLSHVPRTKRGVISYAAKDIGERLNAKALVAFTQSGDTVRRLARLHTRLPLLAFTPEDSVRSQLALTWGTHTELVPSVDSTDRMIKQVDRAMLETGRYQAGDLVVIVAGSPPGTVGSTNLIRVHKLGEDDHA, from the coding sequence GTGAGCCGACGCGCGAAGATCGTTTGTACTCTTGGCCCCGCGACCGCCACGGCGGACAAGGTGCGTGCCCTTGTCGAAGCCGGGATGGACGTGGCGCGGCTGAACTTCAGCCACGGCAGCCACGGTGACCACAAGCAGGTGTACGACCTGATCCGGGAAGCCGCGGCCGAGACCGGGCGCGCCGTGGGCATCCTCGCCGACCTGCAGGGCCCGAAGATCCGGCTCGGCACCTTCGCCGGTGGACCCGTCGAATGGCGCACGGGGGACGTCGTGCGCATCACCGTGGAGGACGTCGCCGGCACCCACGACCGGGTCTCGACCACCTACAAGGGCCTGGCCAAGGACGCCAAGCCGGGCGACCGCCTGCTGGTCGACGACGGCAAGGTCGGCCTGGTGGTCCAGGGCGTCGAGGGCCCGGACGTCGTCTGCGAGGTCACCGAGGGCGGCCCGGTCAGCAACAACAAGGGCGTCTCGCTGCCCGGCATGGACGTCTCCGTCCCGGCCCTGTCCGGCAAGGACATCGAGGACCTGGAGTTCGCGCTCGAACTGGGCGCCGACTTCATCGCGCTGTCCTTCGTCCGCTCGCCCGCCGACATCGACCTGGTCCACCAGGTGATGGACCGCGTGGGCAAGGGCCGCCGCCCGGTGATCGCCAAGCTGGAGAAGCCCGAGGCCGTCTACAACCTCGAGGCCATCGTGCTCGCCTTCGACGGCGTCATGGTCGCCCGCGGTGACCTGGGCGTGGAGCTGCCGCTGGAGCAGGTGCCGCTGGTGCAGAAGCGGGCCATCCAGATCGCCCGTGAGAACGCCAAGCCGGTCATCGTCGCCACCCAGATGCTCGACTCGATGATCAACAACTCCCGCCCGACGCGCGCCGAGGCCTCCGACGTGGCCAACGCGGTGCTCGACGGCGCGGACGCGGTCATGCTGTCCGGCGAGACCAGCGTGGGCCGCTACCCGATCGAGACGGTGCGCACGATGTCCCGGATCGTCGAGGCCGTCGAGGCCGACACCCCGTCCGTGCCGCCGCTGTCGCACGTGCCGCGGACCAAGCGGGGCGTCATCTCCTACGCGGCGAAGGACATCGGTGAGCGGCTCAACGCCAAAGCGCTGGTCGCGTTCACCCAGTCCGGTGACACGGTGCGCCGCCTGGCCCGCCTGCACACGCGCCTGCCGCTGCTGGCGTTCACCCCGGAGGACAGCGTGCGCAGCCAGCTGGCGCTGACCTGGGGCACCCACACCGAGCTGGTCCCGTCGGTGGACTCGACCGACCGCATGATCAAGCAGGTCGACCGCGCGATGCTGGAGACGGGCCGCTACCAGGCCGGCGACCTGGTCGTCATCGTGGCCGGCTCGCCGCCGGGCACCGTCGGGTCGACCAACCTGATCCGCGTGCACAAGCTCGGTGAGGACGACCACGCCTGA
- the tesB gene encoding acyl-CoA thioesterase II, translating to MTELARDAAAGLDAQEGAGGQQVLDNLVALLDLERIEEDIFRGVSPPHSPVRVFGGQVAGQALVAAGRTVPPERHVHSLHAYFIRGGDPRVPIVYEVDRIRDGRSFTTRRVTAVQHGKAIFALSASFQKTEPGLEHADEMPEVPDPETLPTYAERLRDFPRQAPEVQMRPRPIDVRYVNDPPWVTWQTGERPDRNQVWMRADGVLPDDPLLHVCVLTYASDMTLLDSPLARHGVYWDLDRVLGASLDHALWFHRPFRADEWFLYDCESPSASGGRGLATGRFFSQDGRLLATVVQEGLLRVLPKDGAGA from the coding sequence ATGACTGAGCTCGCTCGGGACGCGGCCGCGGGACTGGATGCCCAGGAGGGCGCCGGAGGGCAGCAGGTGCTCGACAACCTCGTCGCGCTGCTGGACCTGGAGCGCATCGAGGAGGACATCTTCCGCGGGGTGAGCCCGCCGCACTCGCCGGTGCGCGTGTTCGGCGGCCAGGTCGCCGGACAGGCGCTGGTCGCGGCCGGCCGCACCGTCCCGCCGGAGCGGCACGTGCACTCGCTGCACGCGTACTTCATCCGGGGCGGCGATCCGCGCGTCCCGATCGTGTACGAGGTCGACCGCATCCGCGACGGCCGCTCGTTCACCACGCGGCGGGTGACGGCGGTGCAGCACGGCAAGGCGATCTTCGCGCTGTCCGCGTCGTTCCAGAAGACCGAACCGGGGCTGGAGCACGCGGACGAGATGCCCGAGGTGCCGGACCCGGAGACGCTGCCGACGTACGCCGAGCGCCTGCGGGACTTCCCGCGGCAGGCGCCGGAGGTGCAGATGCGCCCGCGGCCCATCGACGTCCGCTACGTCAACGACCCGCCGTGGGTGACCTGGCAGACCGGAGAGCGTCCGGACCGCAACCAGGTGTGGATGCGCGCGGACGGCGTCCTGCCCGACGACCCGCTGCTGCACGTCTGCGTCCTGACCTACGCCTCGGACATGACGCTGCTCGACTCGCCGCTGGCCCGCCACGGGGTGTACTGGGACCTGGACCGCGTGCTGGGCGCGAGCCTGGACCACGCGCTGTGGTTCCACCGGCCGTTCCGCGCCGACGAGTGGTTCCTCTACGACTGCGAGTCGCCCTCCGCCTCCGGCGGGCGTGGCCTGGCCACCGGGCGTTTCTTCAGCCAGGACGGCAGGCTGCTGGCGACCGTGGTGCAGGAGGGCCTGCTGCGGGTGCTCCCGAAGGACGGCGCGGGCGCCTGA
- a CDS encoding helix-turn-helix domain-containing protein, with product MSRGQGPTIRRRRLASELRRLRESADLTIDEVAEKLECSASKISRIETGHVGVTPRDARDMLELYGMTGDEREALVQLAREARKPGWWQAYKEVFTGTFVGLEADASSLRAFQALLVPGLLQTEQYARAVIRAMRPDAEESDIQRRVAARTARQQLLTDPSPPEYWAVIDEAVLHRVVGGPEVMAHQADRLLAVAQLPHVTIQVVPFGAGAHPGMEGPFLILGFPEQADPDVVYVDSTSGGFFLELPPDVRRYILMFDHLRATALKPDDSVEVIAAAAERFSR from the coding sequence ATGAGCCGGGGTCAGGGTCCTACGATTCGCCGTCGGCGGCTGGCGAGCGAACTGCGCCGGCTGCGGGAATCGGCGGATCTCACCATCGACGAGGTGGCCGAGAAACTCGAATGCTCGGCGTCGAAGATCAGCCGGATCGAAACCGGGCACGTCGGGGTCACGCCGCGCGACGCGCGGGACATGCTCGAGCTGTACGGCATGACCGGCGACGAGCGGGAGGCGCTGGTCCAGCTCGCCCGCGAGGCCCGCAAACCGGGCTGGTGGCAGGCCTACAAGGAGGTCTTCACCGGCACGTTCGTCGGGCTGGAGGCCGACGCCAGCTCGCTGCGGGCGTTCCAGGCCCTGCTCGTGCCGGGCCTGCTGCAGACCGAGCAGTACGCCCGCGCCGTGATCCGCGCCATGCGGCCGGACGCCGAGGAGTCCGACATCCAGCGCCGGGTCGCCGCGCGCACCGCGCGCCAGCAGCTGCTCACCGACCCCAGCCCGCCGGAGTACTGGGCCGTCATCGACGAGGCGGTGCTGCACCGCGTGGTCGGCGGCCCGGAGGTGATGGCGCACCAGGCCGACCGGCTGCTGGCCGTCGCGCAGCTGCCGCACGTCACCATTCAGGTGGTGCCGTTCGGCGCGGGCGCCCATCCGGGTATGGAGGGACCGTTCCTGATCCTCGGTTTCCCGGAGCAGGCCGATCCCGATGTCGTGTACGTGGACAGCACTTCGGGTGGTTTTTTCCTCGAGCTGCCCCCCGATGTGCGCCGCTATATCCTGATGTTCGATCATTTGCGTGCGACGGCTCTCAAACCCGACGACTCGGTCGAGGTGATCGCCGCGGCGGCCGAACGTTTTTCCCGATGA
- a CDS encoding DUF397 domain-containing protein: MSHVERVTPVWRKSSHSGGGNDCVEVAMIAGGVGVRDSKNPGGGELHVSAESWRGLLRAVGALDRA; this comes from the coding sequence ATGTCCCATGTGGAGCGGGTGACCCCGGTGTGGCGCAAGAGCAGCCACAGCGGCGGCGGGAACGACTGCGTCGAGGTCGCGATGATCGCCGGGGGTGTCGGCGTGCGCGACTCCAAGAACCCCGGCGGGGGCGAGCTGCACGTCTCCGCCGAAAGCTGGCGTGGACTGCTGCGCGCCGTGGGTGCGCTCGACCGCGCCTGA
- a CDS encoding helix-turn-helix transcriptional regulator produces MNLVPRLGSGIPLVARTDEMRRLRAAFAAAERGEAGAVLVSGDAGVGKTRLLTELAEHAASRGALVLTGRCLDVREGGLPYLPFAEALAPLSLDEDPVVAEAVRVRPALARLLPQGAMPPAPDGEYPGPDTSGERDVPYRVRQEQDLGQLQLFDAVLGLLTQVAAHRPVVLVLEDLHWADSSSRNLVSFLLNRLRTQRLLVVASYREEDVHRRHPLRALLVEMVRLPAVEQVELRPFGTAEARAFVEALADGPLSPEILAGVAERSEGNPFFAEELMAAGVECRDLPAGLAEVLLARLERLSPEARRVVRTISAAGDSVAHAALAEVTGLDELELDEALREAVHHHVLVIERGAYTFRHALLQEAVYADLLPGERVRMHGAYAARIERTPQGRGHDAKLAYHSLRSRDLTTALPALLRAAEEAERLGAPGAALRHIEQALEIWDAVPEAERPADVGELKLLQEASYFAATSGEPERAIAYGRSAVQNLGPDVPAEKAAKAWRRLAEVLLNAEGTLDEARAAINRAWELVAEGEPSKTRAWVLATRAAILRNAGQYEDSSWNAHTAVADARAVGATGAEAAALVTLGALADSAGEPEEARERLREAERKAVESGSLNVGLRAVCFLAFSHEDLGEYGAAMEIYQRGIERAEQTGLTWSIYGLEMRARHLTLRYLTGDWPAMASTNAPARGVSSVLAARMTAAWLPFAVARGRVATAEKYLEELRPHWRAEPLTAIVSGATGAELAFWQGEYQQALAWVHKVTDFLLAFDEGYLLATVRLGALGVEAAASWAATARRRGDEGLAAQAAAAGRKLIEHVRHAGAHGKPRARTLGPEGRAWLARAEAAASGLDGPADPSLWAVAVAAFDYGAVYEQAVCRWHHAEALLASHGDAGLAAKELLAAHEVAERLRAEPLRDAVREVARRARVDLPGVAPEPRPRPVVDPLTGRERAVLERVALGRTNKQVGEELYISEKTVSVHLSRVMAKLGASRRAEAVAIAYDRGLLT; encoded by the coding sequence ATGAACCTCGTGCCCCGCCTCGGTTCCGGAATCCCACTGGTCGCCCGCACTGACGAGATGCGGCGGTTGCGTGCTGCCTTCGCCGCCGCCGAGCGGGGTGAGGCCGGTGCGGTGCTCGTGTCGGGTGACGCCGGGGTGGGCAAGACCCGCCTGCTGACCGAGCTGGCCGAGCACGCCGCCTCGCGCGGCGCGCTCGTGCTCACCGGCCGGTGCCTCGACGTGCGGGAGGGCGGTCTGCCGTACCTGCCCTTCGCCGAGGCGCTGGCCCCGCTGAGCCTGGACGAGGATCCGGTGGTGGCCGAGGCGGTGCGGGTGCGCCCGGCGCTGGCGCGGCTGCTGCCGCAGGGTGCGATGCCGCCGGCGCCGGACGGCGAGTACCCGGGGCCGGACACCTCCGGCGAGCGGGACGTGCCCTACCGGGTGCGCCAGGAGCAGGACCTCGGGCAGCTGCAGCTGTTCGACGCGGTGCTGGGGCTGCTGACGCAGGTGGCCGCGCACCGGCCGGTCGTGCTGGTGCTGGAGGACCTGCACTGGGCCGACTCCTCCAGCCGCAACCTGGTGTCGTTCCTGCTCAACCGGCTGCGGACGCAGCGGTTGCTGGTGGTCGCCAGCTACCGCGAGGAGGACGTGCACCGGCGGCACCCGCTGCGGGCGCTGCTGGTCGAGATGGTGCGGCTGCCCGCGGTGGAGCAGGTCGAGCTGCGCCCGTTCGGCACCGCCGAGGCGCGGGCGTTCGTCGAGGCGCTGGCCGACGGGCCGTTGTCGCCGGAGATCCTCGCGGGGGTCGCGGAGCGGTCGGAGGGCAACCCGTTCTTCGCCGAGGAGCTGATGGCCGCCGGGGTCGAGTGCCGCGATCTCCCGGCGGGGCTGGCCGAGGTGCTGCTGGCGCGCCTGGAACGGCTCTCGCCCGAAGCGCGCCGCGTGGTCCGGACCATTTCCGCGGCGGGCGACTCGGTGGCGCACGCGGCGCTGGCCGAGGTCACCGGTCTGGACGAGCTGGAGCTGGACGAAGCGTTGCGCGAGGCGGTGCACCACCACGTGCTGGTCATCGAGCGCGGTGCTTACACGTTCCGGCACGCGTTGCTGCAGGAGGCGGTGTACGCGGACCTGTTGCCGGGGGAGCGGGTCCGGATGCACGGGGCCTACGCGGCGCGGATCGAGCGCACGCCCCAGGGCCGCGGCCACGACGCGAAGCTGGCGTACCACAGCCTGCGCAGCCGGGACCTGACGACGGCGCTGCCCGCGTTGCTGCGCGCGGCCGAGGAGGCCGAGCGGCTGGGCGCGCCGGGCGCCGCGCTGCGGCACATCGAGCAGGCGCTGGAGATCTGGGACGCGGTCCCGGAGGCCGAGCGGCCCGCGGACGTCGGCGAGCTGAAGCTGCTGCAGGAGGCGTCCTACTTCGCGGCCACCTCGGGTGAGCCGGAGCGCGCCATCGCCTACGGCCGGTCCGCTGTGCAGAACCTGGGGCCGGACGTGCCGGCCGAGAAGGCGGCGAAGGCGTGGCGGCGGCTGGCCGAGGTGCTGCTGAACGCCGAGGGCACGCTCGACGAGGCGCGCGCCGCCATCAACCGGGCGTGGGAGCTGGTCGCGGAGGGCGAGCCGAGCAAGACGCGCGCGTGGGTGCTGGCGACGCGCGCGGCGATCCTGCGCAACGCGGGCCAGTACGAGGACTCCAGCTGGAACGCGCACACCGCGGTCGCCGACGCCCGCGCAGTCGGTGCCACCGGCGCGGAGGCCGCCGCCCTGGTCACGCTGGGGGCGCTGGCCGACTCCGCCGGCGAGCCCGAGGAGGCCCGCGAGCGCCTGCGGGAGGCCGAACGCAAGGCCGTCGAGTCCGGTTCGCTCAACGTCGGGCTGCGCGCGGTGTGCTTCCTCGCGTTCAGCCACGAGGACCTGGGCGAGTACGGCGCGGCGATGGAGATCTACCAGCGCGGCATCGAGCGCGCGGAGCAGACCGGGCTGACCTGGAGCATCTACGGGCTCGAGATGCGCGCCCGGCACCTGACGCTGCGGTACCTCACCGGCGACTGGCCCGCGATGGCCAGCACCAACGCACCCGCGCGGGGGGTGTCCAGCGTGCTGGCGGCGCGGATGACGGCGGCGTGGCTGCCGTTCGCCGTGGCGCGGGGCCGGGTCGCGACGGCCGAGAAGTACCTGGAGGAGCTGCGGCCGCACTGGCGGGCGGAGCCGTTGACGGCGATCGTGAGCGGTGCGACGGGCGCCGAGCTCGCGTTCTGGCAGGGGGAGTACCAGCAGGCGCTGGCCTGGGTCCACAAGGTCACCGACTTCCTGCTGGCCTTCGACGAGGGCTACCTGCTCGCGACCGTCCGCCTCGGCGCACTGGGGGTCGAGGCGGCCGCGTCGTGGGCGGCCACCGCCCGCCGGCGGGGTGACGAGGGTCTGGCCGCCCAGGCGGCCGCGGCGGGGCGGAAGCTGATCGAGCACGTCCGCCACGCCGGCGCGCACGGGAAGCCGCGAGCCCGCACGCTCGGTCCGGAGGGCCGGGCCTGGCTCGCCCGCGCGGAGGCGGCGGCCAGTGGTCTGGACGGTCCGGCCGACCCGTCGTTGTGGGCGGTGGCGGTCGCGGCGTTCGACTACGGCGCGGTGTACGAGCAGGCGGTCTGCCGGTGGCACCACGCCGAAGCGCTGCTGGCCTCCCACGGCGATGCCGGCTTGGCGGCGAAGGAACTGCTGGCCGCGCACGAGGTCGCCGAGCGCCTGCGAGCCGAACCCCTGCGCGACGCGGTGCGCGAGGTCGCCCGCCGCGCGCGCGTCGACCTCCCCGGCGTGGCCCCGGAACCCCGGCCGCGCCCGGTCGTCGACCCACTCACCGGTCGCGAACGGGCCGTGCTGGAGCGCGTGGCCCTGGGCCGGACGAACAAACAGGTCGGCGAGGAGCTCTACATCAGCGAAAAGACGGTCAGCGTGCACCTGTCCCGGGTCATGGCGAAGCTCGGCGCGAGCCGGCGCGCCGAGGCAGTCGCCATCGCCTACGACCGCGGCCTGCTCACCTGA